A single window of Nicotiana sylvestris chromosome 3, ASM39365v2, whole genome shotgun sequence DNA harbors:
- the LOC104240767 gene encoding protein DETOXIFICATION 33-like isoform X1: MVKESQEKKHKYNIMESVGPFEMERKFQADDYDDAKKTGEKSWVESRKMWKIAAPAVLTAVAQFSIGFVTVAFIGHLGSTELAAVSIVQNVIEGFVYGIMLGMGSALETLCGQAVGAGKYDMLGIYMQRSCVLTLVTALLLTPFYIFTSPLLKLLHQNTSISELAGKYAIWVIPQLYAYALNFPVEKFLQAQGKIWVMTVINLVILALHVVLNWVLVTKCGHGLLGAAIAGNISWWLVVIAQFVYVISGYFPEAWTGFSTLAFKSLWGFLKLSLASAIMLCLELWYYTVVILMVGWLKNPEIAVDAISICMNLQLWTLMISLGFNAAVSVRVSNELGAGRPKAAKFSVVVAVVTSMIVGVFFTAAVIAAKNHFPVLFSSKPEVIKETSKLGYFLAATIILNSIQPVLHGVAVGAGWQFSVAIINIVCYYVIGLPIGACLGYLANFGVEGIWSGMLFGSLLQTVILLLKMFRTNWHEEAIQAEERIKSYASTPLHPNIVEQTRWCDTSHLPLVT, from the exons ATGGTGAAGGAAAGTCAAGAGAAGAAGCACAAGTACAACATAATGGAGTCTGTAGGGCCTTTTGAAATGGAAAGGAAATTTCAGGCTGATGATTATGATGATGCCAAGAAAACGGGAGAAAAAAGCTGGGTTGAATCCAGGAAGATGTGGAAGATAGCAGCACCAGCCGTTTTGACAGCAGTGGCTCAGTTCTCCATTGGCTTTGTCACGGTTGCATTCATAGGCCATCTTGGGTCTACGGAGCTAGCTGCTGTCTCTATTGTTCAGAATGTGATTGAAGGATTTGTCTATGGAATAATG CTAGGTATGGGAAGTGCCCTTGAGACACTCTGTGGTCAAGCTGTTGGAGCTGGAAAATATGATATGCTTGGAATCTACATGCAAAGATCATGTGTCCTTACTCTTGTAACAGCCTTATTGCTGACACCATTTTACATATTCACATCACCTTTACTGAAGTTACTACACCAGAATACAAGTATTTCAGAACTTGCTGGAAAGTATGCGATATGGGTGATTCCTCAATTGTATGCTTACGCGCTCAATTTCCCTGTTGAAAAATTCCTCCAAGCTCAAGGAAAAATATGGGTTATGACAGTGATTAATCTAGTTATATTGGCACTTCATGTTGTACTAAATTGGGTGCTGGTGACAAAATGCGGGCATGGCCTACTTGGTGCTGCCATAGCAGGGAATATCTCATGGTGGCTTGTGGTTATAGCTCAATTTGTCTATGTTATCTCCGGTTACTTCCCTGAAGCATGGACTGGATTTTCCACATTAGCATTCAAATCACTGTGGGGTTTTTTAAAACTGTCACTTGCATCAGCTATCATGCTCTG CCTGGAGCTCTGGTATTACACAGTGGTGATTCTTATGGTAGGGTGGTTAAAGAATCCGGAAATTGCAGTAGATGCTATATCAATCTG CATGAACTTGCAATTATGGACACTGATGATCTCTCTAGGTTTCAATGCCGCAGTCAG TGTGCGTGTTTCCAATGAACTAGGAGCTGGTCGTCCAAAAGCTGCAAAATTCTCAGTTGTGGTTGCTGTAGTTACATCAATGATTGTTGGAGTTTTCTTTACTGCTGCAGTTATTGCAGCTAAGAACCATTTCCCCGTATTGTTTTCTAGTAAACCTGAGGTCATAAAGGAGACATCAAAATTAGGGTACTTCTTGGCTGCGACCATCATTCTCAACAGCATCCAGCCTGTACTTCATG GGGTGGCAGTTGGAGCTGGATGGCAATTTTCAGTTGCAATCATAAATATAGTTTGCTACTATGTAATCGGCCTACCAATTGGTGCCTGCCTCGGTTACCTTGCCAATTTTGGAGTGGAGGGGATCTGGTCTGGGATGTTGTTTGGCAGCCTCCTTCAAACAGTAATTTTGTTGTTGAAAATGTTCCGAACTAACTGGCATGAAGAG GCAATCCAGGCTGAGGAACGCATAAAGTCATATGCCAGCACGCCTTTGCATCCAAATATAGTAGAGCAAACCAGATGGTGTGATACTTCACATCTGCCCCTAGTGACATGA
- the LOC104240767 gene encoding protein DETOXIFICATION 33-like isoform X2: MGSALETLCGQAVGAGKYDMLGIYMQRSCVLTLVTALLLTPFYIFTSPLLKLLHQNTSISELAGKYAIWVIPQLYAYALNFPVEKFLQAQGKIWVMTVINLVILALHVVLNWVLVTKCGHGLLGAAIAGNISWWLVVIAQFVYVISGYFPEAWTGFSTLAFKSLWGFLKLSLASAIMLCLELWYYTVVILMVGWLKNPEIAVDAISICMNLQLWTLMISLGFNAAVSVRVSNELGAGRPKAAKFSVVVAVVTSMIVGVFFTAAVIAAKNHFPVLFSSKPEVIKETSKLGYFLAATIILNSIQPVLHGVAVGAGWQFSVAIINIVCYYVIGLPIGACLGYLANFGVEGIWSGMLFGSLLQTVILLLKMFRTNWHEEAIQAEERIKSYASTPLHPNIVEQTRWCDTSHLPLVT, encoded by the exons ATGGGAAGTGCCCTTGAGACACTCTGTGGTCAAGCTGTTGGAGCTGGAAAATATGATATGCTTGGAATCTACATGCAAAGATCATGTGTCCTTACTCTTGTAACAGCCTTATTGCTGACACCATTTTACATATTCACATCACCTTTACTGAAGTTACTACACCAGAATACAAGTATTTCAGAACTTGCTGGAAAGTATGCGATATGGGTGATTCCTCAATTGTATGCTTACGCGCTCAATTTCCCTGTTGAAAAATTCCTCCAAGCTCAAGGAAAAATATGGGTTATGACAGTGATTAATCTAGTTATATTGGCACTTCATGTTGTACTAAATTGGGTGCTGGTGACAAAATGCGGGCATGGCCTACTTGGTGCTGCCATAGCAGGGAATATCTCATGGTGGCTTGTGGTTATAGCTCAATTTGTCTATGTTATCTCCGGTTACTTCCCTGAAGCATGGACTGGATTTTCCACATTAGCATTCAAATCACTGTGGGGTTTTTTAAAACTGTCACTTGCATCAGCTATCATGCTCTG CCTGGAGCTCTGGTATTACACAGTGGTGATTCTTATGGTAGGGTGGTTAAAGAATCCGGAAATTGCAGTAGATGCTATATCAATCTG CATGAACTTGCAATTATGGACACTGATGATCTCTCTAGGTTTCAATGCCGCAGTCAG TGTGCGTGTTTCCAATGAACTAGGAGCTGGTCGTCCAAAAGCTGCAAAATTCTCAGTTGTGGTTGCTGTAGTTACATCAATGATTGTTGGAGTTTTCTTTACTGCTGCAGTTATTGCAGCTAAGAACCATTTCCCCGTATTGTTTTCTAGTAAACCTGAGGTCATAAAGGAGACATCAAAATTAGGGTACTTCTTGGCTGCGACCATCATTCTCAACAGCATCCAGCCTGTACTTCATG GGGTGGCAGTTGGAGCTGGATGGCAATTTTCAGTTGCAATCATAAATATAGTTTGCTACTATGTAATCGGCCTACCAATTGGTGCCTGCCTCGGTTACCTTGCCAATTTTGGAGTGGAGGGGATCTGGTCTGGGATGTTGTTTGGCAGCCTCCTTCAAACAGTAATTTTGTTGTTGAAAATGTTCCGAACTAACTGGCATGAAGAG GCAATCCAGGCTGAGGAACGCATAAAGTCATATGCCAGCACGCCTTTGCATCCAAATATAGTAGAGCAAACCAGATGGTGTGATACTTCACATCTGCCCCTAGTGACATGA